GCCCGTCTTCAGCGTATTGCCGTGCATGGGATCGCACGACCACACGACGGTGCGGCCGGATTTCTTGATCGCGCGCGCCAGCGGCGGCAGGCCCTTGGCCACGCCTTCCGACCCGAAACGCGAGATGAGCGTGATGCGGCCGGGTTCGTCTGCCGGGTTCAGAACATCGATCAGGCGCAGCAGCTCGTCCGTACCCATGCCCGGGCCGCACTTGATGCCGATGGGGTTCTTCACGCCCTTGCAGAAGTTCACATGTGCGTGGTCAACCTGCCGCGTGCGGTGACCAATCCACAGCATGTGCGCCGAGGTGTCGTACCAGTCGCCGCTGGTGGAATCGATGCGCGTCATCGCTTCCTCATAGCCGAGCAGCAGTGCCTCGTGGCTCGTGTAGAATTCCACCTGCGCCATCTGCGGCACGGTTTCGGCGTTGAGCCCCACCGCCTGCATGAAGCGCAGCGAGGCCGAAATCTGGTCCGCCAGTTTCTGGTAGCGTTCGCCCTGCGGCGAGCGGTCGACGAAGCCGAGCATCCAGCGCTGCACGTTGGCAAGGCTCGCATAGCCGCCCTGGCTGAACGCGCGCAGCAGGTTCAGCGTCGCCGCCGACTGCGAATAGGCCTGCACGAGGCGCTCGGGATCCGGAATCCGGCTCTCCGGCGTGAATTCCATGCCGTTGATATTGTCGCCCCGGTAGGAAGGCAGCGTCACCCCGTCGATGGTCTCGGTCGGCTCCGAACGCGGTTTGCCAAACTGGCCCGCAATCCGGCCCACTTTGACCACGGGCTTGGCCGCCGCAAAGGTCAGCACCACCGCCATCTGCAGGATCACGCGGAACGTGTCGCGGATATTGTCCGGGTGGAATTCCTTGAAGCTCTCGGCGCAGTCCCCGCCCTGCAGCAGGAACGCATTGCCGGCGGCCAC
The genomic region above belongs to Acidobacteriota bacterium and contains:
- a CDS encoding 3-deoxy-7-phosphoheptulonate synthase class II, translated to MAWTPSDWRKLPALHIPQDYPDAGALAAVENRLRSYPPLVFAGEARRLKARLAEVAAGNAFLLQGGDCAESFKEFHPDNIRDTFRVILQMAVVLTFAAAKPVVKVGRIAGQFGKPRSEPTETIDGVTLPSYRGDNINGMEFTPESRIPDPERLVQAYSQSAATLNLLRAFSQGGYASLANVQRWMLGFVDRSPQGERYQKLADQISASLRFMQAVGLNAETVPQMAQVEFYTSHEALLLGYEEAMTRIDSTSGDWYDTSAHMLWIGHRTRQVDHAHVNFCKGVKNPIGIKCGPGMGTDELLRLIDVLNPADEPGRITLISRFGSEGVAKGLPPLARAIKKSGRTVVWSCDPMHGNTLKTGTGFKTRPVDRVLSEVRQFIDILPSEGCYPGGVHFEMTGQNVTECIGGAQAISEEDLSSRYHTHCDPRLNGEQALELAFLVAEKLQAVEAGGESTRKAG